A window of Tachyglossus aculeatus isolate mTacAcu1 chromosome 26, mTacAcu1.pri, whole genome shotgun sequence genomic DNA:
ttgtctgctgtgtgtgaccttgggcaagtcacctcacttctttgggcctcagttatctcatccgccaaaacggggatgaagaccatgagccccatgtcagacatggactgtgtccaacctcattagcttgtatcttccccagtgcttagaacagtgcctggcacgtagtaagcacttaacaaataccattattattattattattatttagtgaatcTGGAATACAGTCAATGGAAAGCAGCGATGCCTAGTCAAAAGTGCATGGGCTTAACAAAACATTTAACAGATAATGTGAAAAaagaggagaggatgaggtgTTTCCAAGGTCCTGAGGCAGAGTTGCCATTTTATTTCATTCAGCCCTCAGGGCTTCAGCTCCTTAAATGGGGAACCGAAGCCACCTCACTCGATGCTGCTTGTATTGGTTTGCTGCTGTTAGTGAGGGGAGTCGGAGCCGGTTGTCTGTGAACGGGTCATTGTGGTGTTCGACATCCATCTggatggggggttggaggggtccTGAGTTCCATCTTCACTGGGAGTAAACTTTCTCTTTCAGAAAATAGACATCACTAATAAGGCTGTGGGAGAACTGCTCTGCAAATCAACAGAGTACCTCCAGCCCAATCCAGGTAAGATTAGGGAACATCTAAAGGTGTTTTTACATTCAACGGTATAAAAGGTCAAACACGCTTAGACCAGCGGACGGATTTGTTAAGGCTTAGGGTATTGGAAGACATGTCAAATTTCAAACCTAACTCCGACTGGATGAAGAGCATCGTGGGTAATGGACCCGGGCATACTGACACGGAaagtccctctagactttgagctcgaggggggcagggaatgagtctgttacattgtcctctcccaagcacctagtacagtgctctgtgcacagtaagcactcaataaatacagttgactgatacACCCATGCGAGTATgtatacatgcatacacacacacacacccgccccccccaccccctatcATTCCCAGAGAATATTTCAGGACTCTCCCTTGGCAgtatgacattgctaaaatcctccttttcctctccatccaaactgctaccccgtcaatccaatcacttatcctcacccaccttgattgccattatcagcctccttgctgacctccctgcttcccgtctctccccactccagtccatacttcactctgctgcccggatcatttttctacagaaatgttcaggccatgtttccccagttctcaagaaactccagtggtttcccatctacctccacatcaaacagaaactcctcaccattggctttaacgcagtccatcaccttgccccctcttatctcaccttgcttctctccttctaccacccagccctcacttttcacttctctagggCTAACTAGTGCTcccctgtgcctccatctcacccgtCTTgcttctgacccctggcccacatcctgcctctggcctggaacgctctccctcctcaaaactgccaatgactctccccaccttcaaagccttattgaaggcacatctcctccaagaggccttcccagattaagccctcctttcctcttctcctgctcccttttgcatcaccctgacttgctcccttcattcattccccttcccagccccatagcacttatgtccatacctgtcatttattgatttacgttaatgtccgtcaccccctctagactgtaagctcattgtgggcaggtgacatgtctgtttattgttctgctgtattctcccaagcgcttagtacagcgctctgcacacagtaagtgctcaataaataccattgaatgaacaaatgagggaaaactcacttccctttccccacGTGGCCATCTGttattaattctttcattcaatcttattttttgagtgcttactgtgttcaaagcactgtgctaagcacttgggagaggacagtacaacaacagacacattccctgcccacaatgagtttacagtcacagTTACCAACTGTCCATGTTTTTTAAGCTTACAGAGCCAAACTGGGAATGCTGAACACTGTGTCTAAGATCAGAGGGCAGGTGAAGACCACAGGCTATCCACAGACAGAAGGATTACTGGGAGACTGTATGCTCCGGTTTGGGAAAGAACTTGGAGAGGAATCTTCATTCGGTGAGTGAACACATTAGGGagggaagcactggggaggcattctagcagcgtggcctagtgaatagagcacgggcctgggaatcagagggtcatgggttcttatcctggctccaccacttatctattgTGTTATCgtggcaagtcgcctcacttcttcgcacctcagttccctctaggggatgaagactgtgagcgccatgcaggactgggactgtgtctaacccgatttccttgtatccaccccagtgcttagtacagtgcctggcatatagtaagcgcttaacaaataccacagttgttattagtagtagggtTCAAGTTCACCCTCTGCAGCCAGAAGGATTGGGAGGAGGGATGCGGGTTAAACGGAGAAATCATCCCCGATCGCAATATGAGGCCGATgacacttcatttattcagtcgtatttattgagtgtttactgtgtacagagagctgtactgagtgcttgggagtggacagtTGAGTCACagtaagacacatttcctgcccacaatgagcttgtactCTAGAGACAATACAAATGATGGGTGAAGCACTCCTGGAGCTGGTAGTGTTTGCGCTCATacatcccctaataataataatgagggtatttgttaagtgcttactatattccaggcactgtactaagcactgtggtggatacaagcaaatcaggttggacacagtccctgtcccacatggggctcatagtctcaacccccgttttactgctgaggtaactgaggcaccaagaagtgaagcgacttacccacggtcacacagcagacaagtggtggagccgggataagaacccatgaccttctgactctcagtgccgtgctctatccactatgccatgctgcttttcccctaGAGGGAGAATCACGCGGCAGAAAAGGGAGGACAGGagccaatcatattgattgagcgcttactgtgtgcagagcactgtactaagtgcttggaagagtgcaatacaacaatataacagacacattccctgcccacaatgagcttccagtcgagAGGATGTCATATATCTAGCTGAGAGGTGTGGGGACGTGGAGTTTTGCTTCTCAATAGCAGGTGTTTCATttctctcatccacgtcctgcctctggcttggagcaccctcccccttcatatccatcagacaatcgctcttccctccttcaaagttgTATTACAGACCCATctcctccgaaaggccttccctgaccctgCCCTCTAGTACcacccttctcactgaacctcgatctcatctatctgaccaccgacctctcactcacctcctgcctctggcctggaacgccctccctcctcatatctgacagacaaggactctccccaccttcaaagccttattgaaggcacatctcttccaagaggccttccctgaccaaacccctctttcttcttctcccactcccttctgcattgccctgacttgctcccttttttcacccccaccctcagtcccccggcacttatgtacacatccctgatttatttatttctactaatgtctgtctccccctctagaatgtaagctcgttgtgggcaggaaatgtgtctgttgtactcttccaagtgcttagtacagtgctctgcccacagtaagtgctcaataaatatgattggttgactgattgagacaggacaatataacaatataacagacatgttccttgcccacaataatcaatcagtggtatttatttaataataataatagtaatgatggcatttcttaagcgcttactatgtgcaaagcactgttctaaacactggggaggttacatggtgatcaggttgtcccacggggggctcacagtcttaatccccattttacagatgaaggaactgaggcccagagaagttaagtgacttgccccaagtcacacagctgacaattgccagagccgggatttgaacccatgatctctgactccaaagcccgtgctctggaagattgtgagccccctttggacaacctgattaccttgtaacctccccagtgcttaaagcagtgtttggcacatagtaagcgcttaataaatgccattattattattattattatctgtaaaataaattaaaaataaatggtatttgttaagcgcttactatgtgccaaacagtgttctaagcactggggtagatgaaaggttctcgggttggacgcagtccctgtcccacatggggctcacagccttcatccccatttggcagatgagttaaatggggcaaggagaagtgaagcgacttgctcaaggtcacacagcagacgagctgtggagccgagattagaacccagggtgttctggctcctgggcccaggctctgtcctctAGCCCACACTGCATTTTGGTGGATtctcactgcctgttctccctagaTCGTGAagtctgtgtgggacaaggactgtgtccagtccaattttcTGGAATCTTAGTCcagtccttggcacttagtaagcatgtagcagataccacaattattactattattatttagaatttcCCGCCCTCTAGGCGCTGCCCTCATTGACGCTGGCGAGTCAATGAAGCTGATGGCCGAAGTGAAGGACTCTCTGGACATTAACGTGAAGCAGAATTTCCTCGACCCACTCCAGCTACTTCAGGACAAAGACCTGAGAGAGATCGGGGTGAGTATGCCAGGCTGCTCACCAAACACCTAAGTCCTGAAACTATACTGGTGGTCGACATCTCTCCGCTGCCCTTCACACCGCAGGATCATCTTGCCATTTCCAGCCAAGAAGCGGcacagcccagtggatagagcacagggcctaggagttagaggacccaggttctaattctggtctgctgtgtgaccttgggcaagtcacttcacttctctgggcctcggttctctcatccgcaaaatggggattcaatacttgttctccctcctacttagactgtgagccccatgtggaacatgattatcctgtctctaccccagtgggtattgagtgcttactgtgtgcagagcactgtactaagtgcttgggaagtacaagttggcaacatacttgcggacatacaagttggcagaCGTACTTGTCCACTCtatcattgggcaagtcacttcacttctctgggcctcagttacctcatctgtgaaatggggatgcggactgtgagccctagatgggacagggtctgtgtccaacctgattattttgtatccaccccagcacttagtacaatgcctggcacatagtaagtacatacgaaatgccgcaattattattacaataagcacttaacagaaaccataaaaaaTGCAGTTACCTgggaagagaagcggtgtggcttagttgatagggcgtgggctttggggtcataaggtcatgggttctaatcccggctccaccacttgtttgctgtgtgaccttgggcaagtaacttcactcatttgggcttcagttaccccatctgtaaaatgaggatgaagactgtgagccctgtgtggggcaggcactgtgttcaccctgattaacttgtatctaccccagtgcttagaacagtgtttggcacatagtaaggatttttttatggcatttattaagcactggggaggttacaaggtgatcaggttgtcccacggtgggctcacagtcttaatccccattttacagatgaggtaactgaggcaccgagaagttaagtgacttgcccaaagtcacatagctaatagttggcggagccgggatttgaacccatgacttctgactccaaagcccaggctctttccactgagccacactgcttctccctaagcgtttaacaagtgttattattattatcatcgtgaaGAGCCGGAACTACAGGGCCATGTTGGCATCAGGGTACCATTCAGCCTATCTCTGCCCAGgtaaatggtgatgataataataataaccataataatagtaataactttggcatttaagtgcttgctatgtgccaggcactgttctaagcgctgggatggttacatgaaaatcaggttgaacatagttgccgtcccacatgggactcagtcttcatccccattttacaggtgaggtaattgaggcccagagaaatgaaacaacttgcccaaggttacacagcagacatgtggtggaagtaagatcagaacccaggtccttctgacttctgactgGCAGAgacagtccacattttacagaagcaatggacctgggctctaatcctggctcctccacttgtctgctgggtgaccttggggaagtcacttcacttctctgggcctcagttccctcatctgtaaaatggggattaagattgtgagccacatgttgggcgggactgtgtccaacctgacttactggtatctaccccaacacttagtacagtattcagcacagagaaaatacttaacaaataccacaattattattattatcattatgattattcagtCCTTGTGTGCTGCAGGaagaagcttgttgtgagcagggaatgtgtctttatattgttgtattgtactctcccaagcacttagtacagtgctctgcacacggtaagcgcaaaataaatatgattgaatgagtgagtgagtagactgtagggcagggaatgtgtctgtttattatatggatttttccaagctcttagtacagtgctccgcacatagtaagcagtaatggcctagtggcagcagcaggggcttgggagtcagaggacatgggttctaatcctggttctgacatTTTTCTTCTGTAttacctgggcaagccacttcacttctacatgtctcagttccctcatctgtaaaatggggatgaagactgtctgccccatgtgggacagggactgtgtcaaccttacTAGCTtttatcaacctcagcacttagaacagtgctcagcacataataagcgcgtaacaagtaccgtaattattattattagtagtaatagtagtaataagcactcaataaatatgattgagtgaatgaatatcagaATATGCCTTCCTGCAAGGGTGTCTGGGTATTTCTGTGTACCGGCCTGGTGGTAACACCTAACCTGTCGGCTTTGAAAGAAAGGATGACCTAACACATTTGTCCGTATGCTTCCTAGCACCACTTGAAGAAGCTGGAAGGCCGACGTTTGGATTACGATTACAAGAAGAAGAGGATAGGTAAGGTCCCCGATGAAGAAGTCAGGCAAGCAGTAGAGAAATTTGAAGAATCGAAGGAGCTGGCTGAACGGAGCATGTTTAATTTTTTGGAAAACGACGTGAGTATCCTCCGTTCCCTGCACACGGGGAATAGGTCTCTTTCTTCCAGagtcctttcccaaatgctcagcacacttaataataataacaactgcaattattgtggtatttggtaagtacttattctgtgccaggcactgtactaagcactggggtagatacaaggaaatcaggtaggccacagtcccaattctacatggggctcatagtcttcatcctcattt
This region includes:
- the SH3GL3 gene encoding endophilin-A3 isoform X2, whose product is MERKIDITNKAVGELLCKSTEYLQPNPAYRAKLGMLNTVSKIRGQVKTTGYPQTEGLLGDCMLRFGKELGEESSFGAALIDAGESMKLMAEVKDSLDINVKQNFLDPLQLLQDKDLREIGHHLKKLEGRRLDYDYKKKRIGKVPDEEVRQAVEKFEESKELAERSMFNFLENDVEQVSQLAVFVEAALNYHRQSTDILKELHSKLQSRISIASSRPRRDFKPKPVVTTRCEPRDTQQHNGISSSTSIKSSGYSMQMDQPCCRALYDFDPENEGELGFKEGDIITLTNQIDENWYEGMLHGESGFFPINYVDVMVPLPQ